A window of Candidatus Gracilibacteria bacterium genomic DNA:
TATTTAAAGAAATTATTATAGATAGAAAATCCAAATACACTGTGATTTTACTAAAAGTAGATAGTTTTGAAGCTGTAAAATGAGCTATAAAAGATATACAATCTGATCATTATTTTAAAAAAGCAAGCCATAATAGCTATAGTTACAGAATTAAGGAAGAAAATTGAAGTATTTTAGAGTGAAAAAATGATGATGGAGAACAAGGAGCTGGACTTTGTATCCTTAGAGAGCTTCAAAGAGTCAATGCTCAAAATACTATGCTGGTAGTCACGAGGTTTTATTGATGAATACAACTTCATAACGACAGATTTAAAAATGTTATAAATGCGGCTAAAATAGTTCTACCTGACGAGGAAGCGCATTAAATATAAAAGAATGGATATAAAAAAAGACTCTCGTAATCGAGAGTCTTTTTTTTTAGATAAACGTAAAAATTACATTGCACTTAAAGATTCTTTAAAATGTTCGAATAGGTGATTAATAAGGTCATCTAGATTTTTATAATCCTCACGTTCAAAACGAAATGATTTTCCATCAAGATTTGCTTGAATCTTTCCATCAAAGAGTCACTTTTTATTTTTATCAAGTGATACTTCAATAGTTCCTTCTGCATCTTCTTTACTAAACTTATTTAGATAGTTATCAAGTTTTGTAGAAAGATTGTGTTCTACTAATTTATCAACAACTTCTTTATCGTTTTGCATATCTGAACCAATGTGCGTTAAAATTTTTACTTCCATATGTTTGTGTTTTAGAATATATTGCGAGATTTATAATAAAAAACTTGAAGCGCAATTCTCATTTTTTATTATGTAACTATCTCATGAATAGGAGGCTTATGTATGGATATGAAGGCTTAAAACATACTTTACACAGTTCCAACTATAAAAAAACGTCCCACTAAGTCTATCATAATGCTCTGCAAAATCAAGAAAATTATTATTTTTTTTTAATATGTACTTTTAGAGTGAAAAATCTTTGAAAATAAGAAATTTAAAGTAGTATATATCACGAAAATCAATTATATAATTAGTTATTAGAATCAATACATGAAATACGAAAAAGTTATCGGACTTGAAATACATGTCAGAGTAAAATCAAAAACAAAAATGTTTTGTAGTTGCCAAAATGCTGTAGAACTTGCAAGCGAGGCTAACATTCACGTTTGTCCTATTTGTATGTGATTTCCAGGACAACTTCCTGCAATAAATAAAGAAGTTGTAAGACTTTGAGTTGTTGCTTGAATGATGATGCAGTGCGAGATTAACAAAGTTTCAAGATTTGATAGAAAGAGTTACTTTTATCCTGATCTTCCAAATAGTTTTCAAACGACTCAGTTATTTGAACCGATTGTAGGAGCATGAAAGGTTGAAGTACTTATAGGTGATGAACAAAAAAGTTTTGATATACATCATATGCATTTAGAAAATGATGCAGGGAAGCTCTCACATGCAGGTGGAAAAACTCTTTGTGATTATAATCGAGCAGGGAGTCCACTTATGGAGATTGTAACAATGCCTGTGTTTCATGATAGAGATGAGGTTATGGAATTTCTCAAGGAACTTCAAAAAATTATGAGAGCAGCTGGAGTAAGTGACGCTGATATGGAAAAATGACAACTCAGATGTGACGTGAATATGTCCATTCGACCAGAATGAAGCAATGAACTTTTTAACAGAACAGAGCACAAAAATGTTAATTCATTTTCTGCTATCGGAAGATGTATTGATACAGAGTACAAAAGACAAGTTAAAATCGTAGAAGCTGGAAATGAAGTAGTACAGGAAACTCGAGGATGGGATGATGCTACTGGAACGAGTAGTTCTCAACGTTCTAAAGAAGATGCTATGGATTATAGATATGTTCCAGAACCGGATATCCTTCCAATCGTACTTGATGATGACTTTTTAGATGCCTGTAGAACTCAAGTTGTTGAGCTTCCAAATACAAAAAGACTTCGATATCTCAGTGAATATAAGCTTTGAAATGACGATGCTCGTATTCTTACTGCAGATTCAGAACTCTCTAAATACTTTGAAGCATTAGTATCTCTCTCAAATGATCCTAAAAAATCATGCAGTTATATAACTTCAGTACTTTTATGAATGATGAACGAAAGTAACAGTGTGTCATCTATAAGTGATCTTAGATTTGATATCAAAGAACTTTCAAGAGTTATAGAACTCGTTAACTCTGATGAATTATCATCTACAAACGCAAAGTCAGTCATCGAAAACTTATTTAATAACTGATGAAATGCAGATACTATTGTAGATTCAAATAATCTTCGTCAAAAAAATGATTTATGAGCACTTGAATGAATTGTCGATCAAATTATCTCTGAAAATCCTGAACAAGTAGAAGATTATAAATCATGAAATGAAAGAGTCTTTTGATTTTTCATCTGACAAGCAATGAAAAAGTCAGCAGGGCAATGAAATCCAAAAGTATTTACAGAGATTTTTAAAAAGAAACTCAATACTTAAACAAATTCAAAACTATAGAATACTAAAAGTACAGACATCTCTGTGCTTTTTTTGAGACCAGATTTTTGCAGACTTATTCTTTTTATGATAGAGTTAGAGTATATTTAATCAAAATATTGAAATATGGTATTGCAATCTATCACATCCTACATAAAAATAAATAAGAAAATACTCTTTTTTATCGCTTGAATCCTATGATTCTGGCTTCTTAGTTTTTCTTGAGCATTTGCAGCTCCAAGTAATTCTACATGAATAACGCAAGAGCAAGGAGATAAGCTCATTAATATACTGAATATGATATTGAGTGGAGCTGGGGCAATTTTAGCGATTGTAACTTCATTTATTTCAATATTCCTCTATCCAGGTTGGGTAAATGGTACTATGTTTGGCTTACAAGATTATCTCAAAGAGATTTGGATTCTCGTTTCCAACGTAGTATATTTTGTATTTGCTGGGATACTGATTGTTATAGCGTTTATGAATATTATCTGAAAAGGTGATGGGACATGGGAACTCAAGCAAGCAATGCCTAAGTTTATTATCGGGGTACTCATAGTACCATTTTCATGGTTTGCTGTACAGTTTCTCTTATCTCTCTCAGCAATTCTTACAGTATCAGTACTCACGCTTCCATATAACAGTTTTCAAAATCAACCACTATATTCTCAAGCACTTGATAACAGTGAAATTGCAGATCAAAAGTTTTGTAAAGATATTATTATATCTTTTTCACAAGATTTTGGATGACAAGCTACCACTAATCTTGTAGAATGACAAGAAACTCAATTTGATGAAAATATTCGCTGTAAATGAGAGGAAGGTTGAGAAGGTATGGTGAGCATAAAAGATATCATTTCTGGAGAATGAAATGCCGAAGGGTTAGATAACAATATATTTGGTGTTATCAATGTTTATACGTATTGAATATTGCGTGTTCAAGACTTAGATACGGTAGAAAATGTAAATTTACAGTTTGTGAAAGGAATATTTGACCTCATATTTAAAATACTCTTTGATCTTCTCTTTGTAATTGTCTATATGCTCCTTATGGTTGCTCTATTTTTAGCACTTCTCACAAGATGAATTCGTTTATGGATTTATATGATGCTCTCTCCGGTATTTGGTCTATTATACTTTTTATGAAAAGCTTGAGAAGAATGATCAGAATCAAAATTTACCCCAAAAGAATTCATAGCACTCGCATTTGTTCCAGTATATGTTGCAGCTGCGCTAGCCTTTGGTCTCACATTCATTATGGTTGCTTCAGAAGGAATAAAACAAAATGCTAGTACTGATGACATGGATACACTTAATGCAGGATGATTTAGTCTTAGTATAATCTGAGCACATGGTTCTGGTCCTGAAGAAGTTTCAGTAATTTGAAAACTCATAGTAGAATTATTCGGAGTCGTGATACTCTGGATTGCTGTAATTGCAGCACTCAACACATCTGCAACTACTAAAGCGATTATAGCTCCTATCACGGCATTTTGAGCTTCAGTCTGAAAACTTGCAGCTGCTGCGCCAACTTATGCGCCGATTATTCCAACTGGAAATGGTTGAATGAGTATTACTTGATTGCAACAAGTAGGATCATCAGTGAGTTCCAAATTTCAAACTGATGCACAAAATAGAGGAACTGAATTTGCTAAAAATTTACCATGAATGAATGATGATGGTTCAATGGATTTATCTCAAAAATCTATTAATGCTTTAACTAGATTTGAGAACGATAGCGATAAATTAACTTCTGAGTCGTTTAATGAATTGAAATCAGCAGTTGAAACATGATGAGATATTAAAAAACTATCAAGACATCCAGAATTTCTAAAAACTATTAATACTATAGTTGAAAAAGATCCTATGTTTGCAAATATAAAATCAATGGGAAATATTTCAAATTGAGAGGAACAAAGAATGGCTCAATTATTATCTGAAATGGATTTAGTAATAAGTAAAACTAAACCAGGATTATGAGATTTACTTGTAGATGAAGAGAAATGAACATCTGCATCAGTTGCGAGTGTTGACGCAAGAATAAAATGAACTTCATCATCAGCTTGAGATACTGTAAATAATATTACAATATCTTGAGTATGAGGTGCAGCGACTAGTACTTACACGAGTCCAGAACAAGCAGGTCAGGCATTTGCAAGTGATAGTACCTACACTTCAGCAAACGATGTAAAAGCTAAGCTGAATACTGAATGAATAGATGATGATGATGTAGTAAATGCAGTAGTTGTAGCATTTGAAGCATGAAGAAAAAACACTTCAGATTCAAGTAATACAGATAGTTGAACTGTATAAAAATATATTGAGAATAATAAAAAAAATCCCTTTAGGGATTTTTTTTATGTATAAAGTATTTCCATAAAGTCAGATAAATTTCAAATTACGACTCCTTCTTCTTCAAATTTTCTCATAGCGAGATCATCTTTATTTTCTATGAGGACAAATTTACTGGAACTATCTCAGAGTTTTGCAAGTTTGCGAGCTGTTTTTCGTATTTCATTTCTATCTTGAGACTTCTCGATTGCAATACTGATTACTCTCATATTTTTTTCTGCACGAAATGAGAATTGAAACCTTCCACTGAGTCATCCATATACGACGAATCAGTTTCTCATAAATTCTAAATAAATAAGATTTTCGAGAATATCATCAGAATGTGAAAATGCAGTTTTAATCCCCACGTCTCCAAAATAATATATAGCTTGAGATTGTATGACATTATCTTGTTTAATATCATAGAGGTAGCATCTATAAATGAGTTTTGTGTTAATTGCAGCACTGAGGTATTCAATCATTGTGAGAAGAGATATTTCTATAGAGTGTGCAGCCAACTCTCTATGGAGATTTCTCATAGATTGAAAAGAGTCACATTTTGATAAAAATGTCATTATTTGATAAAACAAATTTATATTTTTTATGCTGTATGACTCCAGAATATCTCTACTTACTATATCGTGTTTGAGGGCTTGTAGTAAAAACTGCTTATATGATATTTCTGGAACTACTCTCACCTCTGAGATTCCACCAAATTGAATAAGCTCTCTTTTTTTTATATCTATTCATAAAGGAAATAGCTCGATTTCTTTTACTCATTCAATCTTTATATTGTTTCATACTATGACAATTTTATACTTTTCAGTTTTTATGAGCTGAGAAATAAATCATTTTATTCCTTCAATCATATTTATATTTTGAAGAATAATTATTTTGGGTATTCCATATATTCTTATAAACATATCTAAAAGAGTGATTAAATCAGACCGTTCTCTAATAACTCAGAGTGTATCTATATCTGAGTTATAATAAAAACAAGATTCAAAACTGTGAGTCTTTTTGAGTAAGGAATGTATGAGCTTAGATTTTCAACTATGTCGAATTCAAGAAACACTCAGTATCCTTTCAGTATTGAGGTAATGAACAGCAAGTGACACTTCACTATCCATTGGATGATAGAGTTTAAGTTCTTTAATGAATCTAATATTATTTTCAAGAAGTTCTTCGAACATATGTTATTTTTAGAGGGTGTTTTACTTATTGTAAATATATTTTAAAAAATACAAATATAATTCTTATTTTGTTATAGTTCAGTTGTATGAATTCATTATAAATACTATTAAATCTAGTGTAAACCTAATAATAAATACTTAATAATAAGATTAAAATTTTTACTTACGAAACAGCCTTTGAGAAATATGATTTATGACTATAATTTAGGTATATACTTATATTAAGAATAGTTATTATGTACTTGGAACTTCAAAAATATTTTACATCACTTATTGATCGCGAGCTCAATATTACATTGCATGACATTACATTTGATACTCCACCAAAAAAAAATATGTGAGATCTAACATTTTCTTGTTTTACTCTCGCGAAAGAACTTAAGAAATCACCGATTGATATAAGTAATTTGTTGTCTGAAGCAATTAATAATGATGAAAATAAATTTCAAGATATTGAAAAAGTATCAGCAACGGGACCGTATCTAAATATTTATTTTAATGAAGAGAGTATAGCTCTGAGTTTTGAGAAGTTTATTCAAAATAACAGTTTATATTGAGAAGTATCAAAAAATAAAAATACTCATATTTATATTGATTATATCTGAGCGAACGTAGGTAAGCCACTGCACATTTGACATATGTGTACTCCAAATCAAGGTCAAGTGTTTATTAATCTATTTAATAAATTAGGGTACACCGTTATAAGTGATAGTCATATATGAGATTGGGGGATTATTTTTTGAAAACTTATTGTTGCTTTTGAAAAGTATTGAGATGAAGTTGCTTTAAAAGAAGATGCTGTTGAACACTTATTTCAACTTTATGTGAAAATATCAAATGACAGCGAAACTGACGCGTCTCTTGATCAACAATTTCGAGATGCCTTTAAAAAATTATCACAGTGAGACACTAAAATGGTTGATAACTGGACTCGATTTACCAAGTTTTCCATCCAAAAAATGGATGAACTTTTGGCGAGATTTTGAGTATTTCCTCAGTATGATATTTGAGAGAGTTTTTATGAATGACTTTGACTCCCAAAAATGCAGGATTATCCGGATCTTATAACTCCTATGCACGAAATTGTTCGTGAACTCATTTCTATGAATATTGCTACGAAAAATGAAGATGGTTCAGTCTGAATTGTGTTTCCAGATGAATTAAAACTCCCTTCATGTATCCTGCAAAAAAGAGATGGAACACACGGCTATCTTGCAAGCGACTTAGCAAGTATTAAATACAGAATGCAAAACTGGAATCCAAGTAAGATAATATATTTTGTAGATGTGAGACAGCAGCTTCATTTTAAACAAGCTTTTGCCATATCGAGACTTGCAGGCTGGCTGAAAGAAGAAACTGAAATTACTCATGCTCACAACTGATTTGTGAGTCTTAAAGATGGTGCAATGAGTACAAGAAAATGAAAAATCATAAAACTTGAAAAACTGCTGGACGAGTGAGAATCCAAAGCAAAAGAAATTATTCTGCAAAAACGAGATGATATTAGTGAAGAAAAAATAACAGAACTTCAAAAAATAATCTCTCTTTGAGCTATAAAATACTGATACCTTAAAAAATCTCGAGAAATTGATGTGATATTTGATTGGGATGAGTTTATGACTTTTGATGGGAATAGTGGACCATATATACAATATGCCTACGTGAGAGGGAAGAAAGTATTAGAAAAAAGTAAAATAGTATGAGTGAGCCAAAATTTGGTTTACTCAGAATCAGAAGAAAAAGATCTTATTAAAAAAATTTTAGACTACCCATCAATTGTCCTTAAATCAGCAGAAACATATCATGCACATATAATTTGTATTTATCTCTTTGAACTCACGAAACTCTTTAGTAGTTTTTATGCAAATGTTCAAGTTATTGACGACAGTTTAGAAAGCTCTGTTAAAAATTCAAGACTTGTTCTAGTATCTCAATTTCTAAAAATTATAGAAGAGTGATTTGAGATTCTTGCGATTCCACTTCCTGACGAAATGTAATATGGTAGATTATAATCAATTTTGAAAGACATTTGCAGCTTCTCGGAATAATATGAAATGGGAAGAAATTATTTA
This region includes:
- a CDS encoding YigZ family protein; translated protein: MVFQEGQFSLGFEDSFTPNKVKEIFKEIIIDRKSKYTVILLKVDSFEAVKGAIKDIQSDHYFKKASHNSYSYRIKEENGSILEGKNDDGEQGAGLCILRELQRVNAQNTMLVVTRFYGGIQLHNDRFKNVINAAKIVLPDEEAH
- the gatB gene encoding Asp-tRNA(Asn)/Glu-tRNA(Gln) amidotransferase subunit GatB, with protein sequence MKYEKVIGLEIHVRVKSKTKMFCSCQNAVELASEANIHVCPICMGFPGQLPAINKEVVRLGVVAGMMMQCEINKVSRFDRKSYFYPDLPNSFQTTQLFEPIVGAGKVEVLIGDEQKSFDIHHMHLENDAGKLSHAGGKTLCDYNRAGSPLMEIVTMPVFHDRDEVMEFLKELQKIMRAAGVSDADMEKGQLRCDVNMSIRPEGSNELFNRTEHKNVNSFSAIGRCIDTEYKRQVKIVEAGNEVVQETRGWDDATGTSSSQRSKEDAMDYRYVPEPDILPIVLDDDFLDACRTQVVELPNTKRLRYLSEYKLGNDDARILTADSELSKYFEALVSLSNDPKKSCSYITSVLLGMMNESNSVSSISDLRFDIKELSRVIELVNSDELSSTNAKSVIENLFNNGGNADTIVDSNNLRQKNDLGALEGIVDQIISENPEQVEDYKSGNERVFGFFIGQAMKKSAGQGNPKVFTEIFKKKLNT
- a CDS encoding ATP-binding protein, with translation MFEELLENNIRFIKELKLYHPMDSEVSLAVHYLNTERILSVSGIRHSGKSKLIHSLLKKTHSFESCFYYNSDIDTLGVIRERSDLITLLDMFIRIYGIPKIIILQNINMIEGIKGFISQLIKTEKYKIVIVGNNIKIEGVKEIELFPLGIDIKKRELIQFGGISEVRVVPEISYKQFLLQALKHDIVSRDILESYSIKNINLFYQIMTFLSKCDSFQSMRNLHRELAAHSIEISLLTMIEYLSAAINTKLIYRCYLYDIKQDNVIQSQAIYYFGDVGIKTAFSHSDDILENLIYLEFMRNGFVVYGGLSGRFQFSFRAEKNMRVISIAIEKSQDRNEIRKTARKLAKLGDSSSKFVLIENKDDLAMRKFEEEGVVIGNLSDFMEILYT
- the argS gene encoding arginine--tRNA ligase, which gives rise to MYLELQKYFTSLIDRELNITLHDITFDTPPKKNMGDLTFSCFTLAKELKKSPIDISNLLSEAINNDENKFQDIEKVSATGPYLNIYFNEESIALSFEKFIQNNSLYGEVSKNKNTHIYIDYIGANVGKPLHIGHMCTPNQGQVFINLFNKLGYTVISDSHIGDWGIIFGKLIVAFEKYGDEVALKEDAVEHLFQLYVKISNDSETDASLDQQFRDAFKKLSQGDTKMVDNWTRFTKFSIQKMDELLARFGVFPQYDIGESFYEGLGLPKMQDYPDLITPMHEIVRELISMNIATKNEDGSVGIVFPDELKLPSCILQKRDGTHGYLASDLASIKYRMQNWNPSKIIYFVDVRQQLHFKQAFAISRLAGWLKEETEITHAHNGFVSLKDGAMSTRKGKIIKLEKLLDEGESKAKEIILQKRDDISEEKITELQKIISLGAIKYGYLKKSREIDVIFDWDEFMTFDGNSGPYIQYAYVRGKKVLEKSKIVGVSQNLVYSESEEKDLIKKILDYPSIVLKSAETYHAHIICIYLFELTKLFSSFYANVQVIDDSLESSVKNSRLVLVSQFLKIIEEGFEILAIPLPDEM